The DNA segment TCGCGGAGACGCCATACGGATGAACCACCAGTCCCCCCATTGCGCCAACCGACACCTGACGATTATCGCGAGAGTAGTTATAACCAAGCTGATATTCACCATGACGGCCCTTATAATTCGCCGACGCACTGCCCGTCACATCTGACCCCTTACTGTTGTATCCCTGCTGTACGTTCCAGCTCAGATTTCTGTCTTCCAGCGCGGAACCGGACAGCCCAACCTGTGAAGTGGCGTCGCCTTTTTTATTCGCGTTTGCCGATAGCGTCATCCAGCTATTTGGCAAGAAACGTGAGAATGGAATCTGCATCGTAAAAGAGACGATATGATCGTTGTCGTTGTGCCAGGGACCACGGGAATAGCTATAGTTCAGGCCATAATTAATATTGTTAATACTGGTGTTGTAACCCAGGCTGACGTTACGCTCGGTATCACCGCCCCAATAGTCCTGGTGCCAGGCCGAAAGGTTGATATTCCCGAAATCGCCAAGCTGCTGGTTCAATGTCACCTGTGCCTTACTGCGTTTGTTACGCTGATAACGCCAGTCATTGCCTTCCAGAACGTTATCGCTCGCCATCCGATATTTATTGACATCACCATTCGCTTCCTGAAAATCATGAAAGCCGGAAGAGGAATACCGATACCCCATCAGACTCAGCGAAGTGCCTGTGGATGAAAAATCTTTGGCATACTGCGCGCGAAGCGAGATACCGCCTTCCGTTTTACCTGGCATCTGCGTATGAGCAAAGGTAGTGTCAAAAGAGAACGAACCGAAATCACCCAATCCTTTGCCGATACCAATAGCCCCGGCCTGGTAATCCCCCGATGCCAGCGTGCCGCCATAAATCGTGGTGTCCCACGGCAACCCGTAACTCATTGTGGCCTGAAGAAAATCCGGTTCCTTATCCGTACTGTTTGATGCACGATATTTCCCCACAGCCAGCGCATATTTAAACTGGCCCTCACGCTGCATGATCGGTACAGCCGAAAATGGCTGAATAAACTGATGCACCGAACCATCGGCTTCACGCACCACCACGGTAAGATCACCGCTGGCGGCCGTAGGATAAAGATCATCAATCACAAACGGGCCTGGCGGTACATAAGACTGCCAGATAATATTCCCGCCCTGACGGATGGTGACTTGTGCGTTACTTTGCGCAATACCACGGACCACTGGCGCAAACCCCCGAACGCTTTCCGGCAACATGGTGTCATCCGAATAAATTTGCGCGCCACGGAAGTGAACGCTGTCGAATACACCAGCCTGCGTATAACCATCACCCATACTGAATTGGCTTTTCAGCACTTTAATATCACGCTCCAGTGAAGTGCTGAGGGTATTCCAGTGCCCGTCCCCTTCGTTATTGTTATATGTTGAGTAATTACGCAACCGCCAGGGACCGACGTTAATCCCACTACGCAGGTTCAGATAGCTGTCATTACGCGAATCGCCCTTGCCATGGCTGTTGGCAGCAGAGAAGTTATAATTCAGGAACAGCATGTTCAGTCCGTCGTCCCACTGTTCCGGTGCAACGGAGCCGCGTGGATCGCGCTGCATATATTCTTGCGGCACCGAAATATCCAGACGCATGCCATCAAATTGAAAATTAAGCTGGCTCCCGGGGAGTAACGCACCCATATTATCGATGGTTGCGGAATCCTCCATACTCATCCAGTCAGGCTGTGCGTTACGCTTCACACCCCATTTCACGAAATCGGCGTAGGTTAACGATGGGGCCAATTCACTCTCTTTACCCAGAAAGCTGATATCACGAGATTCGATATAATTTCCGTTCAGATAGACATCAACGTGATAAACACCGGGAACCTGTCCGTCAGTTTTGCTGAAACGAGAGATATCAATATCACGCGGAATATTCCCTCGGGTTTCAATAAAATCGGGTGAAAAATAATCCTCAGCCAACACGGTTGACGCATGTGTAAACAGAGAAACCAGGACTGATAATTTCGTTAACGTTGCAAAACCTGAAACCGTATTGAGCTGGAGCATAAGTATTTAACCTACATTTTAACTTTTTGTTCAGTCGTGACGCCTCCAAAATCATTAATCGCACGCCACGATACGTCTCCGCCGGTTATCCCCGATAGCGGTAGCGTGACGGTTTGAAATGGTAATACCATTGGAGGCTTAGTGATCGTCTTGCCGTTCACCTTTATTTCATTGAGCGACACGCTATAAGGCGTTGGATTATTTACAGTTAATTTCCCACCCTCACGTGAAAAAATTAACTGCTGGTATGCCAATGACGGATCGCCTTTTAACCCGGCGGGACGATAAAACAGCTTCATTTTGCTTTTTACCGCGATCAACAATTCATTTTTCGCATCCGGTGACGATGACGGAATAGATTTAATATTTAACCAGTAAACACTTTCTCTGTCCGAGGGTAAGTTGTTTTCTGCCAGCATGACGCGAACGGAGTTCTGTGAATTTGGATTTAATTTGAACAAAGGTGGCGTCGTGGTAAATTCACTGCCACTGTCATCACTATTTTCACTTTTACTCACCCATGACTGGATCAGATACGGTTTATTGTCCGGGTTTTTGACGCTGATGGTGGCCTGACTGGCATTACCATTATAAATAAGACGAGTACCGCCTATTTCAACCCCACTGATTGCCGCTGTTGAGATAAATACTATCCCCACAGCAACCGTTTTATATAATTGCTGAAACATGAGAGTTCCTGATTGATTACTCAGGGCCACGAGTGGCCCTGCTTTTACTGATAGGTCACGGTGAAGGAGGTTGACGAGTTTGCCGTCCCCGCTCCGACAGTACCTGTGGCCATATATTTTGCGAAATAGGTCAACGTATTATCGACGTCTTCCAACAACGCCACGCTAGCCGAAGAAGAGCCAACCGGGATCAATGTGGCACTATCCTGCTCATAAATAGCGACGCCGACATTCGTCGCCGTTTGACCTGTGGTCAACGCCAGAATTGAAGGATTAGACGTATTGGTGGTACCGTCAAACCGAACGCTGGCGCTGGTCACACTCGCCGGACAGGATTTCAGCACAATATTAAAGCGCTTAGCTGCCGCTGTTGCGCCATTCCCGCCAGAAAATGCCGCCGTTGAAACGGTTCCCAGATCAACAGGCTGCGCAATCGCAGAAGGATCAACGACACACGCCGTTCCTGTAATCGTTCCGGTAAAGTTAATGACGCCATCGGCTGCATTAGCGGCTTGCAGAGCAGAAAGCGATAACATTGCAGAAATCAGTGCAATTTTTTTCATATAATTAAATCCAGATAGTTAAGTTAATATTTAATTAAAAGCGTTGATGTTAAAAACAATTATTCCTGCACTCACCTCCTCTGCATATTCTCGTTTCCCGACATTAACGCAACAATTTATGTAAGATCAGACTCATGAATATATGGTTTGCACATTCTTACTCGCGCGATATTTCGATACAGAGATACACGATTACCGAGTTGAAGTTTAAATATCAGGCTGCGACGGTGTGCATAGAATGTCTTCATCGACATGCCCAATAACTCACCAATCTCATTCGCCTCCATTCCTTTTTGCATACAATCAAGAACTTCACTTTCCCGGAATGAAAGCGAGTATTTCACCCGATAAGCATACCGGGAGTCATTGACAAACAGGCATGAGAGAATTTCATTTATCCGGCGTCTCTTATCAATGAAAGTTATATCTCTCAAATGGCATAATGCGTAGTAGTCGAGATCATTGGTGATAAATGCAATGATCTTCCTGCCAGGAGACAAATACTCTGTACTCCGTTGCAGGATGGACTCATCGACATCGACTATAGTGTAATTTTCATCAATCAACTCCGGCGTTAACAACGCACTTATGCCGACAATAAAAAAATAATCATCAGAAAAAACGGAGTCTGACAATTTCATAGAACTTCCCTTTTCGACACTTCCTGCTTGCTGTTTTAACGTCAGTAAGTCACCTCATGTTTCGCTGTAAAATTTACAGAAAATAATTCAGCATGACATCACAAAAGTCGTGGATTTCGTAAGAAAACATAAAAACGATCGTTTCTACTATCTTTTTACTTTCAAAAGAACAACGATCCACAGTTCGCTATTTTTATCAAAACAAAAACCCAGAACACACAACGAAAAACAGAATTAAACACTAGCTATATGGATAGGTTTAGTTTAATGATCCGGGCGTGTTTGATAGTTGAAACTTGTAATAAACCAAAACATGGATTTTTCTTAGGAAATATACCAGGTTTAATTAACTAATTTTATTCTGTTGGAACAGGGCTTATTTTACCTGGTTAACACAGGAGCAACATCAGCGGCGCCTTATTATTCTGTCAGGCGCCGCCTACACGTGTAGGAAGGGAAATTAAGGCGTGAATTTCTCGATTGCCCGCTCCAGTTCGTCCAGCAGTGTCTGGATATATTCAAGCTCAGTAGGCAGTTCGGTGACAGTCATTGCGTCCGGGAGTTTATCCTCCAAAGACTGTGCAGCCTTCATTAAGGTCTCAACGCCCAATAGCTGGGCCGTCCCGTTAATGCGATGAATATGATGTTTAACCTGACGATAATCACCAGACTCACTGGCTTTATAAGCCGCCGTTAAATCGCAGCGATTTTCTACCTGCGCATCTTTTAATGCGCGAAGCATCAATGCCCGATTCCCTTGCGCCAGCATCGCCAGTCTTTCGAGATCAAATACCGTGTCGTGGGTATCACTCACCCCGGAGAGTAAATGAGAGAGTTGCGACAACGTGATGGGTTTGAAAAGACAAGCATTCATGCCCGCCGACAGACAACGTTCGCGCTCGTGCTCCTGCGCCGTTGCCGTGAGCCCCCAGATGACAAGCGTCGTATTACTTTTTCTGACCTGGCGGGCAAGCTCAATACCATCCATAACCGGCATATTGAGATCGGTAATCAACAAGTCATAATTTCCTTGCTGAAGATAATGCAATGCCATCTCGCCATTGTCGGCTTCATCAGCCATGATACCCAACGTCATAAGCTGACGTTTCAGGAGTAATCGGCTGAAAGGAAGGTCATCCGCGATTAATACCCGGAGTGTTGTTCCTTGCAATACTGGCAGAGGCGCGTCAACGTCCGCAACGGCAGGCGTGATATCAAACGACGTCTGGACTGGCAGGCTCAACGTAACGGTCGTCCCCCGATTCACCTCACTTTGCAGTTCGATTGTCCCTCCCATTTGCCTCATTAATCCCCGACTGATGGCTAATCCGAGCCCCGAACCGCGGTGATGTTCTCCCGCTTTTCCCTGGCTAAAGGCGGTGAATAAACGGCGTTGTTCTTCTTCGCTCATTCCCGGCCCAGAATCACGCACCGAGATCACCAGCGTTTGCTCATGCTTCACCGCAGAAATTCGCACATCACCATGTTCGGTAAATTTCACCGCGTTGCCGATAATATTGGTGAGAACCTGCCCCAGTAATTGGGGATCCAGTCGCATCGCCTCGCGTGCATCTAAACGAGAATCGTAACGTAGCGCGATCCCTTTTTGCGCCGCCAGCGCGCTGAATAATGCAATGTTGTCTTGTATCAGGCTCTCCGGATATTTCCACTGGGGGACGGTCTCTAATAAGCCCGATTCGATCTTCTCCAGATCGAGGATCTCGCCAATAAGTTTTAATAACGAACGTGAGGCCTGAGCCGCCTGGTCCACTGATGCTTTATCTTCCGGGCTAAACTTCGCAGGAGAAAATTGCAGTAGTTCAAGAAATCCCATAATGGCACTTACCGGGGTTCGTATCTCATGGCTCATGTGAGAAAGAAATTCCCGCTTCTCTTCATTGGCCCTGAGAGCCCGGTTCCGCTCCTCTTTCAGTAGGCGTTGAGAGCGTTTTCTGATTCGAACTTCCCGCACCAGATAGACTGCCCATAACAAGGTGCTGAGTACCAGTAACGACGCTAAGGTAGCCACCAGATAAAAAGGCCTGTTATATAATTCCCAGGTATCTATTTTGACATCCGGCAGACGAATCCATTTACTGACGATCTGCAGGACCTCTTTTTGTGGAATATCATCTAACGCTTTATCCAGAATTTGCCGTAACTCCGGCTCAGAGCGGGGCACCGCGAAACTAATTGCCGCGGGCTCTTCTCCGGTAAGCGGTATCCAGGAAAGCTGATCGGGATAGTAATGCTCGCTCAGATAACGCGCGGTCAGCTGATTCGAAATGGCGGCATCCACTTTTCCTGTTGCGACCAGATTCAATGCCACGCTGGAATTTTCCACCTCTTCCCACACAATGCCTGAATATTTCGCCTTCAGTGTGGCCAGTAACGTGTGATCGGCGCTGATTGCAACATGGTTACCGGGCCGCAGCGCATGCTCTTTACTTTCCTCTTTTCTGATCACGGCCACGAATTGTGTGGTGATAAATGGGTGCGTAAAAGAGAGATAATCTTCTCGGCTGAGATCATAGGTAGCTGCCTGCACAATATGCCAGTTACCTTTCTTCATCTCTGCGACCATCTCTTTATTCGATTTGACGACCACCGTCTCAAACTGAATACCCGTTTGTAAGCCAATCAAATTAAGGACATCGCCAACAATACCCCGCGTTTGCTGGCTTCCATCAACCATCGTGTAAGGGGCAAACCAGGGATTGATAATCACACGGAGTGTTTTGTGATTATTTAACCACTGCTTTTCGCGTGGCGTCAGGTCCAGAGGTTCAATCAGGAAGGAGAGATTGCCTTTATCAATCATCGACTGGGCAATTTGCCCATGGATGTTTTCATCAATTGCGCTAAGGGTATTGTTCACAATTTCCCGCAACCGTTGCTGTGCGGGCAAAAATAAAAAGTAGCTCTTTCTCTGAGGTGCTGGCCAATACTTCACCGTTGTCAGCGCAAGACTGAACTCCTGAGAAAGCCAGGTGCTGGTCGTGAGTGAATCGCCGAAAAACCAGGCATTGCGCCCATTATTAACAGAATTCAGCGCCTCCTGGTAACTGCCATAGTTATCGATCTCGGCATCGGGAAAGGACTGGCGGATAAAATCGACATCCGGATAGTGATTAACAATCGCCACCCCCGTACGTTGTGCGCTCTGCAATGGCGCCATAACGTTGCCAAGAGAGGTGACTAAATTGGGCCAGGAATGAATCAGTGGCAGAGAAACCTGAACACTTGCTTCACGCCAGGATTGACTCTCCAGCCCGGTCAATACCATATCGACCTCGCCCTTTTTTAGCGCCTCAACAGCATCAGCCTGATCCGGATACGCCATCACACTTATTCGTGTATTAAGGGAGTGTTGAATCAATGCCAGATAATCAGCATTCATTCCCCGATAACGTCCAGTCAGCGTGGTCAGAACAAGCGGCGGCTGAACGGGCTCGTAAACGGCGACTCTGAGGTTTTTTCTCTGTTGCAGCCAGCGTTTGTCATCCTCACTCAGATAAACCGGCACAGGCGATATGTAATTAAACCCTGATAGTTCAAGCTCAACGGGAGACTTTTGCTGTGCGGAAACGGCACGCCCACCTATTGATAAAACAATGAACACCACTATCAGCCAGTTATTCATCATCATGTCAGCTTATTCTGATGAGCAAAAGAGAGCAGTTCGATTAATGATTTACAGCCGAGTTTTTCCATTAGCCGCGTTTTATAAGTACTGACGGTTTTACCGCTAATATGCATCGCTTCACCGATTTGCGAATTGTCCAGACCGTTAAGCACATGTCCCATGACTTTCATCTCTTGTGCCGAAAGGGACTCCAGACGCTGCGCGTCGGTGAGGGTTTCGGAGGCTTCTTCGGAGAAAAATGGAAAATAGGTATACCCATTCTGTGCGGCATTAATGGCCGCCAGGATATTATCCATGTTCTGCTTTTTACTGATAAACGCGTTCGCTCCCGCCTGTGCGCAGCGCTTGCTGAAGTAACGATCGTTTTTCGCTGAGACGACAACTAGCACACCGCGATAGTGATTCGCTCTGAGTTTCTCCACCAGCTCAACCCCATTGACGCCGGGGATCTCAACGTCAATAACCACAATATCCGCAGTCGTTTTTAGCAAACTCTTCAGCGCAATCGCACCGTCCTCATACTCTCCGAGAACCGTAACGCGATCTTTCTCCAGTACACCACGAATAGCCATACGCGCCAGCGGATGATCGTCCACGATAATTGCCGTGCGGGAACGCATTTCACTCATAATTCCCCCAAAGACCGTGATGCTTGAAACACGCTATGTCATTAAGAATAGCGTAAACGATACGGTAGATTACCCTCTACATTAATCGTTGTCGTGCGGAGCCGTTCACTGTTCTCATCCGTTCCTCGCCCTGGCTGTATATATTTCACCGGATGCTCACTCATACGCGATCGTGATGACTGAGGCTATTGCACATCATTAAGCAATGTTCTGTATGTTTAAAACAATGCCGTTGTATCCACTCTCCTTACAAGAATGGAAAAGAATTTATCTGGCAATGTTAAAACGGGACAGAAATTGGCGGGTCGTTACATTCCCGATATTTCTGTCACACTATGCAAGAAACGCATAGCGCGAAACATTCTTGCATTTTCCCCATATCCCTATGGCTGGTAAGGTCATTGAGTTCGGGTCACTTCTGGCCTGTCGCAACAAACACACATCATCAAAAAAATAACGGGGTTCGCTATGGCGCAACAAGGGGAACAGGCGGCGCTGCCGCTTGCAACAGAAAAAGTCGGACTTAAGGGATATCTGGCATTTTTTCTGACCATCATTTTCTTTTCCGGCGTATTTTCCGGAACGGAAGGTTGGTGGCGTGTTTTTGATTTTACCGTGCTGAACGGTTCGTTTGGCCAGATCGCGAATGGCGCGGGACAAACGACCGTAACCTTCCGGGGCGCGGGCGGTACGGGCGCAAAAGATGGTTTTCTTTTCGCGCTGGAACTCGCGCCGTCAGTCATTTTGTCACTGGGCATTATTTCAATCACCGACGGCCTTGGCGGATTACGTGCGGCGCAACAGCTGATGACACCGATCCTGAAACCGCTGCTGGGCATTCCGGGCATCTGCTCGCTGGCGCTTATTGCTAACTTACAAAATACCGATGCCGCTGCAGGTATGACGAAAGAACTGGCGCAGGATGGTGAAATCACCGAGCGCGACAAAGTCATTTTTGCTGCGTACCAGACCAGCGGCAGCGCGATTATCACCAACTACTTTTCCTCTGGCGTCGCCGTTTTCGCGTTTCTGGGAACGTCTGTTATCGTCCCGCTGGCAGTGATTCTGGTGTTTAAATTTGTCGGTGCCAATCTGCTACGTATCTGGATCAACTTTGAAGAACGCCGTAACCCGACGCAAGGAGCACAAGCATGACCACTCAGGTACGCAAAAATGTCATGGACATGTTTATTGACGGTGCCCGCCGCGGCTTTACGATTGCCACCACGAACCTGCTGCCAAACGTGGTGATGGCGTTCGTCATTATTCAGGCGCTGAAAATCACCGGTTTACTTGACTGGGTTGGACACATTTGCCAGCCCGTCATGGCACTTTGGGGACTTCCTGGTGAAGCCGCCACCGTGCTGTTAGCGTCGCTGATGAGCATGGGCGGCGCGGTAGGCGTTTCCGCCAGTCTGCTCACAGCGGGAGCATTAAGTGGTCACGACGTCACGGTTCTGCTCCCGGCGATATACCTGATGGGTAACCCTGTACAGAACGTGGGTCGCTGCCTCGGTACCGCCGAAGTGAACGCCAAATATTATCCCCACATCATTGCGGTATGCGCCATCAACGCATTACTGTCGATCTGGGTTATGCAGCTTATTGTTTAAAAGGGAATTATCATGCCTGATTTATCCTGCGCAGAGTTTACGTTACTGCAAGGTGCACACCTTTACACCCCTGAAGACCAGGGGATTTGCGACGTGTTTCTCGCCAACGGCAAGATTATTGCCGTTGCACGCGATATCTCGCCTCACATTGTGCCGGATTGTAAGGTTATCAATCTCAAAGGACGGATCCTGTGTCCTGGCTTTATCGATCAGCATGTTCACCTGATTGGCGGCGGTGGCGAAGCGGGCCCCACGACCCGCACGCCAGAAGTCAGACTGAGTAGACTGACCGAAGCCGGGGTCACGACCGTCATTGGTTTGCTCGGCACCGACTCCGTGACCCGTCATCCGGAATCACTGCTGGCGAAAACCCGGGCGCTGAATGAAGAAGGGATCACCGCCTGGATGTTAACCGGCGCTTACCATGTCCCTTCACCGACGATCACCGGTTCCGTCGAAAAAGATGTGGCGCTGATCGATCGCGTCATCGGCGTTAAATGCGCCGTCTCTGACCACCGCTCTGCCGCGCCTGGCGATTATCAACTGGCAAATATGGCCGCTGAATCCCGTGTGGGTGGCCTGCTGGGCGGCAAACCGGGGGTCAGCGTGTTCCATATGGGCGATAGCAAAAAGGGGCTCAAACCGCTGTACGACATTCTGGAAAATAGCGATGTGCCGATGAGTAAGCTGCTTCCCACCCACGTAAACCGCAATGAGGCGCTGTTCGAAGAAGCACTGGCCTTTGCTCTCAAAGGCGGCACCATCGACATCACCAGCGGTATTCCCGATCCGGTTGCACCGGCTGAGGGTGTGGCGCGCGCAGTCAAAGCTGGTGTACCGCTTGCCCGGATAACGGTCAGTTCTGATGGTAATGGTAGCCAGCCGTTGTTTGATGATGCCGGCAAACTCACCGGAATTGGCGTGGCGGGCTTCGAGAGCTTGCTTGAAACCGTGCAATCGCTCATCAACGATTACGGATTTACCCTGACCGACGCACTGCGTCCGCTGACGACCAGTGTGGCTGCCTTTCTTAACCTGTCCACTAAAGGCGAAATTGCCCCCGGAAAAGATGCCGACCTGCTGGTGATGACGCCGGAATTGTGTATTGAGCAGGTTTATGCTCACGGCAAACAAATGGTGGTTGACGGGAAAGCCTGCGTGAAGGGGTCCTTCGAGTAAGCGCAATCGGTTGTCAGCCGTGTGAATGCCCGTAAAATGGCGCAGACAGACGGCTGACAGGTGATGATAAATGGATGTGAGTGGTGCAGGTTTGTATAACATTGAAACGAAATGGCTTTATGACTTTCTGACCCTGGAAAAGTGCCGAAACTTCTCCCAGGCCGCGATTATTCGTAATGTCTCGCAACCCGCCTTCAGCCGTCGTATTCGCGCCCTGGAAAACGCGGTCGGGGTTGAATTGTTCAATCGTCAGGTCTCGCCGCTGCAACTCTCCGAGCAGGGAAAAATCTTTCACTCTCAGATACGCCATCTGCTTCAACAGCTGGAAAGCAACCTGGCTGAGCTCCGCGGTGGCAGCGATTTCACGCTGCGTAAAATCAAGATTGCCGCTGCGCACTCCCTCTCGCTGGGGTTATTACCCGGTATCGTCAGCCAGATGCCCACCCAGTTTACCTGGTCGGTTGAAGCGATCGATGTCGATCAGGCTGTCGATATGTTGCGGGAAGGGCAAAGCGACTTTATCTTCTCTTATTATGACGAAAACCTGCTCCAGCCTCCGTTTGCCAATATTCACCTGTTCGAGTCGCAACTGTTTCCCGTCTGCGCAAGCGATGAAAACGGAAAACCACGATACACGCTCGACCAGCCCGCGTTTCCGCTGCTCAACTATAGCCAGAACTCCTACATGGGGCGGCTTATCAACCGAACGTTAACCCGCTATACCGAGCTAAGTTTCAGTACATTTTTTGTCTCTTCGATGAGTGAGTTGCTTAAACAGGTTGCGCTGGACGGTTGTGGAATCGCCTGGCTCCCGGAGTATGCGATTCGTCAGGAGATTCGTAATAAACAGCTCATTGTGCTGGACCAGGACGAGCTGATTATTCCTATCCAGGCATATGCTTACCGGATGGATACGCGGATGACGCCCCTGGCGGAGCGGTTCTGGAAAGAACTGCACCATCTGCATACAGTCCCCTGATTTCACTTCAAACGCAGGCAACCTGTTGCGCAGTCTCATCCATCTGCGTATCCGGCCACGACTCATACCAGCGAATAGCGGCGTGTACCAGGGACGCGGTTGAATCAATAAACCGGCACTCAAAGTTGCTCTCATGCCCGGCCACAATTAACGGGATCTCGGTGCAGCCCATAATAATGATCTGCGCACCGTGGGAAATCAGCCGCTCAATTTGCGGAAACAGTAACCTTTGTGCGGCAGACTTATCACCGCGTTTCAATGCGTAAATGGCCTGCATTACCTGCTCCTGGCCCGCCTCTTCCGGCTGAACCAGAGAGAGTCCCTGCACCATCATTTTTTTCTGATATAACCCTGTCGCCAGCGTGGCGTTCGTTGCCAGCAGGCCGACGCGAGTCACACCGGGAGGAATCTCACTCAGCGTGGCATCCAGAATGCTGATCATGTCCACCTTTGCCACGGCCCGTAAATCATCAAACCAGTAGTGTGCGGTGTTACAAGGGATGACGATACATTCAGCCCCTGCATCTTCCAGCATGTGCAGATAACGCTCCAGATAGTGCCAGGGAGAAGGCCCACCTGATAGCAGGCAGGCTGTGCGATCGGGAATGTCCGGAATGGAGCTAACGATCAGCGGGATATGTTGCTGATCGCAGTTGGCGCTGCGCAGTTCAACAAATTTTTCCAGCATGTCCGCCGTTGCTGCGGGCCCCATGCCGCCCAGAATCCCAATGGTATGTTTCATCATCTGCACCGCGTTTTCTCTGTCATTTCAATTGACACTATCACCTTGATGCCTATGTAAAAAATGCCATTTTCTAAGCGGCTATGCGTAAAAGTTATCGCCTGACAGACGCGAATCGGTTTACACCGACTGCCGTTTG comes from the Citrobacter amalonaticus genome and includes:
- the evgA gene encoding acid-sensing system DNA-binding response regulator EvgA; the encoded protein is MSEMRSRTAIIVDDHPLARMAIRGVLEKDRVTVLGEYEDGAIALKSLLKTTADIVVIDVEIPGVNGVELVEKLRANHYRGVLVVVSAKNDRYFSKRCAQAGANAFISKKQNMDNILAAINAAQNGYTYFPFFSEEASETLTDAQRLESLSAQEMKVMGHVLNGLDNSQIGEAMHISGKTVSTYKTRLMEKLGCKSLIELLSFAHQNKLT
- a CDS encoding fimbria/pilus outer membrane usher protein, giving the protein MLQLNTVSGFATLTKLSVLVSLFTHASTVLAEDYFSPDFIETRGNIPRDIDISRFSKTDGQVPGVYHVDVYLNGNYIESRDISFLGKESELAPSLTYADFVKWGVKRNAQPDWMSMEDSATIDNMGALLPGSQLNFQFDGMRLDISVPQEYMQRDPRGSVAPEQWDDGLNMLFLNYNFSAANSHGKGDSRNDSYLNLRSGINVGPWRLRNYSTYNNNEGDGHWNTLSTSLERDIKVLKSQFSMGDGYTQAGVFDSVHFRGAQIYSDDTMLPESVRGFAPVVRGIAQSNAQVTIRQGGNIIWQSYVPPGPFVIDDLYPTAASGDLTVVVREADGSVHQFIQPFSAVPIMQREGQFKYALAVGKYRASNSTDKEPDFLQATMSYGLPWDTTIYGGTLASGDYQAGAIGIGKGLGDFGSFSFDTTFAHTQMPGKTEGGISLRAQYAKDFSSTGTSLSLMGYRYSSSGFHDFQEANGDVNKYRMASDNVLEGNDWRYQRNKRSKAQVTLNQQLGDFGNINLSAWHQDYWGGDTERNVSLGYNTSINNINYGLNYSYSRGPWHNDNDHIVSFTMQIPFSRFLPNSWMTLSANANKKGDATSQVGLSGSALEDRNLSWNVQQGYNSKGSDVTGSASANYKGRHGEYQLGYNYSRDNRQVSVGAMGGLVVHPYGVSATQPLGETMALVKAENAADVKVANNSGIYTDSKGFAVVPYVAPYRQNSLTLNTDRLNNNTDVLNDTQTVVPTKGALTLADFPTVTGYRILLQLTGKTIPFGATATINHRDNTPEGIVDDRQRVWFSGAPEKGSVVVNWAGESCLANYQIAQASDKTHNVTAECR
- a CDS encoding helix-turn-helix transcriptional regulator, encoding MKLSDSVFSDDYFFIVGISALLTPELIDENYTIVDVDESILQRSTEYLSPGRKIIAFITNDLDYYALCHLRDITFIDKRRRINEILSCLFVNDSRYAYRVKYSLSFRESEVLDCMQKGMEANEIGELLGMSMKTFYAHRRSLIFKLQLGNRVSLYRNIARVRMCKPYIHESDLT
- a CDS encoding ATP-binding protein — its product is MMMNNWLIVVFIVLSIGGRAVSAQQKSPVELELSGFNYISPVPVYLSEDDKRWLQQRKNLRVAVYEPVQPPLVLTTLTGRYRGMNADYLALIQHSLNTRISVMAYPDQADAVEALKKGEVDMVLTGLESQSWREASVQVSLPLIHSWPNLVTSLGNVMAPLQSAQRTGVAIVNHYPDVDFIRQSFPDAEIDNYGSYQEALNSVNNGRNAWFFGDSLTTSTWLSQEFSLALTTVKYWPAPQRKSYFLFLPAQQRLREIVNNTLSAIDENIHGQIAQSMIDKGNLSFLIEPLDLTPREKQWLNNHKTLRVIINPWFAPYTMVDGSQQTRGIVGDVLNLIGLQTGIQFETVVVKSNKEMVAEMKKGNWHIVQAATYDLSREDYLSFTHPFITTQFVAVIRKEESKEHALRPGNHVAISADHTLLATLKAKYSGIVWEEVENSSVALNLVATGKVDAAISNQLTARYLSEHYYPDQLSWIPLTGEEPAAISFAVPRSEPELRQILDKALDDIPQKEVLQIVSKWIRLPDVKIDTWELYNRPFYLVATLASLLVLSTLLWAVYLVREVRIRKRSQRLLKEERNRALRANEEKREFLSHMSHEIRTPVSAIMGFLELLQFSPAKFSPEDKASVDQAAQASRSLLKLIGEILDLEKIESGLLETVPQWKYPESLIQDNIALFSALAAQKGIALRYDSRLDAREAMRLDPQLLGQVLTNIIGNAVKFTEHGDVRISAVKHEQTLVISVRDSGPGMSEEEQRRLFTAFSQGKAGEHHRGSGLGLAISRGLMRQMGGTIELQSEVNRGTTVTLSLPVQTSFDITPAVADVDAPLPVLQGTTLRVLIADDLPFSRLLLKRQLMTLGIMADEADNGEMALHYLQQGNYDLLITDLNMPVMDGIELARQVRKSNTTLVIWGLTATAQEHERERCLSAGMNACLFKPITLSQLSHLLSGVSDTHDTVFDLERLAMLAQGNRALMLRALKDAQVENRCDLTAAYKASESGDYRQVKHHIHRINGTAQLLGVETLMKAAQSLEDKLPDAMTVTELPTELEYIQTLLDELERAIEKFTP
- a CDS encoding molecular chaperone, giving the protein MFQQLYKTVAVGIVFISTAAISGVEIGGTRLIYNGNASQATISVKNPDNKPYLIQSWVSKSENSDDSGSEFTTTPPLFKLNPNSQNSVRVMLAENNLPSDRESVYWLNIKSIPSSSPDAKNELLIAVKSKMKLFYRPAGLKGDPSLAYQQLIFSREGGKLTVNNPTPYSVSLNEIKVNGKTITKPPMVLPFQTVTLPLSGITGGDVSWRAINDFGGVTTEQKVKM
- a CDS encoding fimbrial protein, translated to MKKIALISAMLSLSALQAANAADGVINFTGTITGTACVVDPSAIAQPVDLGTVSTAAFSGGNGATAAAKRFNIVLKSCPASVTSASVRFDGTTNTSNPSILALTTGQTATNVGVAIYEQDSATLIPVGSSSASVALLEDVDNTLTYFAKYMATGTVGAGTANSSTSFTVTYQ